The proteins below come from a single Prolixibacter sp. NT017 genomic window:
- a CDS encoding AraC family transcriptional regulator, whose amino-acid sequence MSKSQVYKIKTISEFHELRGLPKPEHPLISVINMESVSRIHRSEPESLIFDFYSIALKRNCNAKFKYGQQQYDFDEGTMFFMAPNQIFGIESRKNGVHKSSGWMLLIHPDFLWHTSLSKTIKQYEYFGYSVHEALFLSEKEEVIISGILQSIQQEYLTNIDQFSQDIIISQIEVLLNYADRFYHRQFLTRKITNHKILGQLEEILNNHFNNDDLMESGLPTVQSIAETLNVSPNYLSGLLKVLTGQSTQQHIHNKLIEKAKEKLSTTDMSVSEIAYELGFEHPQSFSKLFKTKTNFSPLEFRHSFN is encoded by the coding sequence ATGAGTAAGAGCCAGGTATATAAAATTAAAACCATTAGTGAGTTTCATGAGCTGAGAGGGTTGCCTAAGCCAGAACATCCGCTTATCAGCGTGATTAACATGGAATCGGTGAGTCGTATTCACCGGAGCGAGCCGGAAAGTTTGATATTTGATTTCTATTCCATTGCGCTGAAGAGGAATTGTAACGCCAAATTCAAATATGGTCAGCAGCAATACGATTTTGACGAAGGCACCATGTTCTTCATGGCACCCAACCAGATTTTTGGCATTGAATCCCGTAAAAATGGAGTGCACAAAAGCTCAGGCTGGATGCTGCTTATTCATCCCGATTTCCTTTGGCACACGTCTCTGTCTAAAACCATTAAGCAATACGAATACTTCGGCTATTCTGTCCACGAAGCGCTTTTCCTCTCGGAGAAAGAGGAAGTCATCATCTCAGGCATTTTGCAAAGCATTCAGCAGGAATATCTGACCAACATCGATCAGTTTAGCCAGGACATCATCATCTCGCAAATAGAGGTATTGCTGAACTATGCCGACCGGTTTTATCACAGACAGTTCCTCACACGAAAAATTACCAATCACAAAATTCTGGGTCAGCTGGAGGAGATTCTTAACAACCATTTCAACAATGATGACCTGATGGAGAGTGGATTACCGACGGTTCAATCCATTGCCGAAACGTTAAATGTGTCGCCCAATTATTTAAGCGGGTTACTGAAGGTGCTGACCGGACAAAGCACACAGCAACACATCCACAACAAACTGATTGAAAAAGCAAAAGAGAAACTGTCGACTACCGATATGTCAGTCAGCGAAATTGCTTATGAATTAGGGTTTGAACACCCGCAGTCTTTCAGCAAATTGTTTAAAACAAAAACCAACTTTTCACCCCTTGAATTCAGGCACTCGTTCAACTAA
- a CDS encoding NAD(P)H-binding protein: protein MNIVVTGSLGHISKPLTRELVEKGHSVTVVSSNPERQKVIGEIGASAAIGSLEDINFLVNTFTGADSVYTMVPPNNYFDHNLDLLAYYRRLGHNYAQSIEQAGVKRVVNLSSIGAHTEKGNGILRNAHDVEGILNKLPLTTTITHIRPTSFYYNLYAYADMIKNLDYIAANYGDDDIVPWVSPGDIASAVVEELLALPSARSVRYVCSEELTCNQTAQVLGEAIGKPGLKWMTITDEQMENELVAAGMNPTIAAGLVEMYAGLHSGLLAEDYYRNRPRLGKVKLTDFAKEFSKAYFQNK from the coding sequence TGTCAGTAGTAATCCGGAAAGGCAAAAAGTCATCGGGGAGATTGGCGCTTCAGCAGCTATTGGCTCACTGGAAGATATCAACTTCCTGGTCAATACTTTTACAGGAGCCGATAGCGTATATACTATGGTTCCTCCTAACAATTACTTCGACCACAATCTCGATCTGCTGGCATACTATCGCCGGCTTGGTCATAATTATGCACAATCAATCGAACAGGCAGGAGTAAAACGTGTGGTCAACCTCAGTAGTATAGGAGCTCATACGGAAAAAGGCAATGGAATTTTACGTAATGCTCATGATGTCGAAGGTATTCTCAACAAATTGCCTTTGACAACAACCATTACACATATTCGCCCCACTTCTTTCTATTACAATCTGTATGCTTACGCAGATATGATAAAAAACCTGGACTACATCGCAGCCAATTATGGAGACGATGATATCGTTCCCTGGGTTTCGCCAGGAGATATCGCAAGTGCAGTTGTCGAAGAACTTTTGGCATTGCCTTCTGCCAGGAGCGTGCGTTATGTTTGCAGTGAAGAATTAACCTGCAACCAAACAGCTCAGGTTTTAGGCGAAGCGATTGGGAAGCCAGGATTAAAATGGATGACAATTACCGACGAACAAATGGAAAACGAGTTGGTAGCAGCAGGAATGAATCCGACCATTGCAGCCGGTCTGGTCGAAATGTATGCCGGTCTCCACAGCGGATTATTAGCAGAAGATTATTACCGTAACCGCCCCCGGTTGGGGAAAGTGAAATTGACCGATTTCGCGAAGGAATTTTCGAAAGCTTATTTTCAGAACAAATAA
- a CDS encoding SDR family oxidoreductase, translated as MKTVLITGANKGIGYETAKQMAQLGYFVYLGSRDRTRGLKAIAKLNEQGISNVDFVEIDVTDMHSVKKAKQELETQIEALDVLINNAGIAGKQPQNISSGDMDNLRNVFETNFFGAVQTTQQFIHLLRKSDEPVIINVSSELGSLTLHNRAQDNPNYFMFDAYSCSKTALNAFTVMLANELRSTVFTINSVSPGYTATDLNQHQGIQTVEEGAKSIVRFATMGKNGTTGKFFKDKEIPW; from the coding sequence ATGAAGACAGTACTCATAACAGGAGCAAACAAAGGAATTGGTTATGAAACGGCAAAACAAATGGCACAGTTAGGGTACTTTGTTTATTTGGGTAGCAGGGACAGGACGAGAGGCTTAAAAGCGATAGCCAAATTGAATGAACAGGGGATTTCCAATGTAGATTTCGTCGAAATCGATGTAACCGATATGCATTCGGTAAAAAAAGCGAAACAAGAGTTGGAGACCCAAATTGAGGCTTTGGATGTTCTAATAAATAACGCGGGCATTGCCGGAAAGCAACCGCAAAATATATCTTCCGGCGATATGGATAATTTACGAAACGTATTCGAAACCAATTTTTTTGGTGCCGTACAAACAACACAACAATTCATTCATCTTTTAAGAAAATCAGATGAACCCGTCATAATAAACGTATCGAGTGAATTAGGGTCCTTAACACTTCATAATCGCGCGCAGGATAATCCCAATTATTTCATGTTCGATGCGTATAGTTGTTCCAAAACTGCCTTGAACGCGTTCACCGTGATGTTGGCGAATGAACTGAGAAGTACGGTTTTTACGATAAACAGTGTTTCTCCGGGTTATACAGCTACTGATCTGAACCAGCATCAGGGAATACAAACTGTTGAAGAAGGAGCCAAATCGATTGTAAGATTTGCCACCATGGGTAAGAATGGCACCACGGGCAAGTTTTTCAAAGACAAAGAAATACCCTGGTAA